A single region of the Pseudomonas sp. B21-023 genome encodes:
- a CDS encoding cell wall hydrolase has protein sequence MRLAWMLFGVSLTLLAGPLPAADSQQAAVAEDKAQVLEEKVVEDAPPPKKQETLTPGEVQAVDPAGQAPMDDSITCLARTIYWEAKGADAEDMSAVASVVLNRLGHEGFPDSICAVVKQGVESKSCQFSWWCDGRPDQVEEAQRYAVAKEIARKALNQQLKDPTGGALYFHDRSVRPDWAKAYRKTAQTTHFLFYKPNQALAR, from the coding sequence ATGCGCCTTGCGTGGATGCTGTTCGGTGTGTCCCTGACCCTGCTCGCAGGCCCCCTCCCCGCCGCTGACAGCCAGCAGGCCGCCGTTGCCGAAGACAAGGCGCAGGTGCTCGAGGAGAAGGTGGTCGAGGACGCCCCGCCGCCGAAAAAACAGGAAACCCTGACTCCCGGCGAAGTCCAGGCCGTCGACCCGGCGGGCCAGGCGCCGATGGACGACAGCATCACCTGCCTGGCCCGCACCATCTACTGGGAAGCCAAGGGCGCCGACGCCGAGGACATGAGCGCGGTGGCCAGCGTGGTGCTCAATCGCCTCGGCCACGAAGGCTTCCCCGACAGTATCTGCGCGGTGGTCAAGCAGGGAGTCGAGAGCAAGAGCTGCCAGTTCTCCTGGTGGTGCGACGGGCGCCCCGATCAGGTGGAAGAAGCGCAGCGCTACGCCGTGGCCAAGGAAATCGCCCGCAAGGCACTCAACCAGCAGCTCAAGGACCCCACCGGCGGCGCCCTGTATTTCCATGACCGTAGCGTCCGCCCCGACTGGGCCAAGGCCTATCGCAAGACGGCCCAGACGACGCACTTCCTGTTCTACAAGCCGAACCAGGCCTTGGCCCGCTAG
- the ureG gene encoding urease accessory protein UreG gives MQNYQQPLRVGVGGPVGSGKTALLEALCKAMRDHYQIAVVTNDIYTKEDQRILTEAGALEPERIVGVETGGCPHTAIREDASMNLAAVEALARQFGNLEVIFVESGGDNLSATFSPELADLTIYVIDVAEGEKIPRKGGPGITKSDFLVINKTDLAPYVGASLEVMERDTRRMRPERPWTFSNLKKGEGLQAVIDFIVERGMLGVGR, from the coding sequence ATGCAAAACTACCAGCAACCCCTGCGTGTCGGCGTCGGCGGCCCGGTCGGCTCCGGCAAGACCGCGCTGCTCGAAGCCCTGTGCAAGGCCATGCGTGATCACTACCAGATCGCCGTGGTGACCAATGACATCTACACCAAGGAAGACCAGCGCATCCTCACCGAAGCCGGGGCCTTGGAGCCTGAGCGTATCGTCGGCGTCGAGACCGGCGGCTGCCCGCACACGGCGATCCGCGAGGACGCCTCGATGAACCTGGCCGCCGTCGAGGCGCTGGCGCGCCAGTTCGGCAACCTCGAGGTGATCTTCGTCGAGAGTGGCGGGGACAACCTCAGCGCCACCTTCAGCCCGGAACTGGCCGACCTGACCATCTATGTGATCGATGTCGCCGAGGGCGAGAAGATCCCGCGCAAGGGCGGGCCGGGCATCACCAAGTCGGACTTCCTGGTGATCAACAAGACCGACCTGGCGCCCTATGTGGGGGCGTCGCTGGAGGTGATGGAGCGCGACACCCGACGCATGCGCCCGGAGCGGCCGTGGACGTTCAGCAACCTGAAGAAGGGCGAGGGGCTGCAGGCAGTGATCGATTTCATCGTCGAGCGCGGGATGCTGGGGGTTGGGCGGTAG
- a CDS encoding urease accessory protein UreF: MHSDLALLRLLQLASPGLPVGGFTYSQGLEWAVEAGWVKDAKGFAAWQREQLHDTLGYLDWPLLARLYKACQADDADAFAHWSQFLLANRETAELRLEERQRGSALARLLDGWQLGQEPAWRASLELSQLGGMAWLGVHWSIPLRQLALGHGFAWLEGAVMAGVKLVPFGQQAAQTLLRDLGEELPAVLDHALTLDDEQLGGGLPLLAIASSRHETQYTRLFRS; this comes from the coding sequence ATGCACAGCGACCTGGCGCTGCTGCGCTTGCTGCAGTTGGCCAGCCCCGGCTTGCCGGTGGGCGGCTTCACCTACTCGCAAGGCCTGGAATGGGCCGTGGAAGCCGGTTGGGTGAAGGACGCCAAAGGCTTCGCCGCCTGGCAGCGCGAGCAGTTGCACGACACCCTCGGCTACCTCGACTGGCCGTTGCTGGCGCGCCTGTACAAGGCCTGCCAGGCGGACGATGCCGACGCCTTCGCGCACTGGAGCCAGTTTCTTTTGGCCAACCGCGAGACCGCCGAACTGCGCCTTGAGGAACGGCAGCGCGGCAGCGCCCTGGCACGTCTGCTCGATGGCTGGCAACTGGGGCAGGAGCCGGCCTGGCGCGCCAGCCTTGAGCTCAGCCAGCTGGGCGGCATGGCCTGGCTTGGGGTGCACTGGTCGATCCCGCTGCGCCAGCTCGCCCTGGGCCATGGCTTTGCCTGGCTCGAAGGCGCGGTGATGGCGGGGGTGAAGCTGGTGCCGTTCGGCCAGCAGGCCGCCCAGACCCTGCTGCGCGACTTGGGCGAGGAACTGCCTGCCGTGCTCGATCATGCCCTGACCCTGGACGACGAACAGCTAGGCGGTGGCCTGCCACTGCTGGCCATCGCTTCGTCGCGCCATGAAACCCAATACACCCGTTTGTTCCGTTCCTGA
- a CDS encoding HupE/UreJ family protein: MKKTFALVLLMVALPAFAHPGHDSNPLQDGLLHPLTGLDHLLMLLGTGVLAALTRRNLTLPLATLAAMFGGAVCGHLFGDVVGMEQMILGSLLVAAAAMLLPSRQLLLSLIMPVFALFHGWAHGVEATPSAFWQFSAGFVTVSGLLLAAGFGVGCLLRRHAGLQKAFGGGLLAGAALVLAG; this comes from the coding sequence ATGAAAAAGACGTTCGCCCTGGTACTGCTGATGGTGGCCTTGCCGGCCTTCGCCCATCCCGGCCATGACAGCAACCCGTTGCAGGATGGCCTGCTGCACCCGCTGACCGGCCTCGATCACTTGCTGATGCTGCTTGGCACCGGCGTACTCGCCGCCCTCACGCGACGCAACCTGACCTTGCCATTGGCGACCCTGGCCGCGATGTTCGGCGGCGCGGTGTGTGGCCATCTGTTCGGCGATGTGGTCGGCATGGAGCAGATGATCCTCGGCTCGCTGCTGGTGGCCGCCGCCGCCATGCTGTTGCCGAGCCGTCAGCTGCTGCTGTCGCTGATCATGCCGGTATTCGCCCTGTTCCACGGTTGGGCCCATGGCGTGGAAGCCACCCCCAGCGCGTTCTGGCAGTTCAGTGCCGGTTTCGTCACGGTCAGCGGCCTGCTGCTGGCGGCGGGCTTTGGCGTCGGTTGCCTGCTGCGGCGCCATGCCGGCCTGCAGAAGGCCTTCGGCGGCGGTCTGCTGGCGGGCGCTGCGCTGGTGCTGGCCGGCTGA
- the ureE gene encoding urease accessory protein UreE codes for MIVLTRRITESEAITGTVTLDVDSRIKSRLRVTLDDGREAGLMLERGHLLRGGELLADAEGQQVIRVLAAPETVSTVRCADPLLLARAAYHLGNRHVPLQIEPGLLRFQHDHVLDDMLRGLGLEVVAEQAPFEPEAGAYQSAPHSHSHGHDHPFVRLPAHS; via the coding sequence ATGATTGTCCTCACCCGTCGGATCACTGAGTCCGAAGCCATCACCGGCACCGTCACCCTGGATGTCGACAGCCGCATCAAGAGCCGCCTGCGCGTCACCCTGGACGATGGTCGCGAGGCTGGGCTGATGCTCGAGCGCGGCCATCTGCTGCGAGGCGGCGAACTGCTGGCCGATGCTGAAGGCCAGCAGGTCATTCGCGTGCTCGCTGCTCCCGAGACGGTCTCGACTGTGCGCTGCGCCGATCCGCTCCTGCTGGCCCGCGCCGCCTACCACCTGGGCAACCGCCACGTACCGCTGCAGATCGAGCCGGGCCTGTTGCGCTTCCAGCACGACCATGTGCTCGACGACATGCTGCGTGGCCTGGGGCTGGAGGTGGTGGCCGAACAGGCACCGTTCGAGCCCGAGGCCGGCGCCTACCAGAGCGCACCTCACAGCCATTCCCACGGCCATGACCACCCGTTCGTGCGCCTGCCAGCCCATTCCTGA
- the ureC gene encoding urease subunit alpha yields the protein MSRISRQAYADMFGPTVGDRVRLADTALWVEVEKDFTIYGEEVKFGGGKVIRDGMGQGQMLAAEAMDLVLTNALIIDHWGIVKADIGVKHGRIAAIGKAGNPDVQPGVTVPVGPGTEVIAAEGKIVTAGGIDSHIHFICPQQVEEALTSGVTTFIGGGTGPATGTNATTCTPGPWYLARMLQAADCLPINIGLLGKGNASRPEALREQIAAGAVGLKLHEDWGSTPAAIDCCLGVAEEMDIQVAIHTDTLNESGCIEDTLAAIGDRTIHTFHTEGAGGGHAPDIIRAAGQANVLPSSTNPTLPYTVNTVDEHLDMLMVCHHLDPSIAEDVAFAESRIRRETIAAEDILHDLGAFAMTSSDSQAMGRVGEVVLRTWQVAHQMKLRRGPLAPDSSYSDNFRVKRYIAKYTLNPALTHGIAHEVGSVEVGKLADLVLWAPAFFAVKPALVLKGGMIATAPMGDINGSIPTPQPVHYRPMFGALGAARHATRMTFLPQAALDRGLPEQLKLQSLIGVAHGCRRVRKADMVHNTLQPLIEVDAQTYQVRADGELLVCEPAHELPLAQRYFLF from the coding sequence ATGAGCCGCATTTCCCGGCAGGCCTACGCCGACATGTTCGGGCCTACCGTCGGTGACCGCGTGCGCCTGGCCGACACCGCGTTGTGGGTGGAGGTGGAGAAGGACTTCACGATCTACGGCGAGGAGGTCAAGTTCGGCGGCGGCAAGGTGATCCGCGACGGCATGGGCCAGGGCCAGATGCTCGCGGCCGAGGCCATGGACCTGGTGCTGACCAATGCGCTGATCATCGACCACTGGGGCATCGTCAAGGCTGATATCGGCGTCAAGCATGGCCGTATCGCCGCCATCGGCAAGGCCGGCAATCCTGATGTTCAGCCCGGCGTCACGGTACCGGTAGGGCCGGGCACCGAGGTGATCGCCGCCGAAGGCAAGATCGTCACCGCCGGCGGCATCGACTCGCATATCCACTTCATCTGCCCGCAGCAGGTGGAGGAGGCGCTGACCAGCGGCGTGACCACTTTCATCGGCGGCGGCACCGGGCCGGCCACCGGCACCAACGCCACCACCTGCACCCCGGGGCCCTGGTACCTGGCGCGCATGCTCCAGGCCGCCGACTGCCTGCCGATCAACATCGGCCTGCTGGGCAAGGGTAATGCCTCGCGGCCCGAAGCCCTGCGCGAGCAGATCGCCGCTGGCGCCGTGGGCCTCAAGCTGCACGAGGATTGGGGCTCGACGCCTGCCGCCATCGACTGTTGCCTCGGCGTGGCCGAGGAAATGGACATCCAGGTGGCGATCCATACCGACACCCTCAACGAGTCGGGCTGCATCGAGGACACCCTGGCCGCCATCGGCGATCGCACCATCCATACCTTCCACACCGAAGGGGCGGGCGGCGGCCACGCGCCGGACATCATCCGCGCGGCGGGCCAGGCCAACGTGCTGCCGTCCTCGACCAACCCGACACTGCCCTACACCGTGAACACGGTGGACGAGCACCTGGACATGCTCATGGTCTGCCACCACCTGGACCCGAGCATCGCCGAGGACGTCGCCTTCGCCGAGTCGCGCATCCGCCGCGAGACCATTGCCGCCGAGGACATCCTCCACGACTTGGGCGCCTTCGCCATGACCTCGTCCGACTCCCAGGCCATGGGGCGGGTCGGTGAGGTGGTGCTGCGCACCTGGCAGGTGGCGCACCAGATGAAGCTGCGCCGCGGCCCGTTGGCCCCGGACAGCAGCTACAGCGACAACTTCCGGGTCAAGCGCTACATCGCCAAGTACACCCTCAACCCGGCGCTGACCCACGGCATCGCCCACGAGGTCGGCTCGGTGGAGGTGGGCAAGCTGGCCGACCTGGTGCTGTGGGCGCCGGCGTTCTTCGCGGTCAAGCCAGCGCTGGTGCTCAAGGGCGGGATGATTGCCACGGCGCCGATGGGCGATATCAACGGCTCGATCCCGACCCCGCAACCGGTGCACTACCGGCCGATGTTCGGCGCCCTGGGCGCGGCCCGGCATGCCACGCGCATGACCTTCCTGCCCCAGGCCGCACTGGACCGTGGCCTACCCGAGCAACTGAAGCTGCAGAGCCTGATCGGTGTGGCCCACGGTTGCCGGCGGGTACGCAAGGCCGACATGGTCCACAACACCCTGCAACCGCTGATCGAAGTCGACGCGCAGACCTACCAGGTTCGCGCCGATGGCGAGCTGCTGGTGTGCGAGCCGGCGCACGAGTTGCCGCTGGCGCAGCGTTATTTCCTGTTCTGA
- a CDS encoding urease subunit beta, which translates to MIPGEVQVAAGDIELNVGRQSVSVSVANHGDRPVQVGSHYHFYEVNDALVFEREPTRGFRLDIPAGTAVRFEPGQARTVQLVAYAGKREVYGFQGKVMGVLEGRA; encoded by the coding sequence ATGATTCCCGGAGAAGTCCAGGTCGCCGCAGGCGACATCGAGCTCAATGTCGGCCGCCAGAGCGTCAGCGTCAGCGTGGCCAACCATGGCGACCGCCCGGTGCAGGTGGGCTCGCACTACCACTTCTACGAAGTCAACGACGCCCTGGTGTTCGAGCGCGAGCCGACCCGGGGCTTTCGCCTGGACATCCCGGCCGGCACCGCGGTGCGCTTCGAACCGGGGCAGGCGCGCACCGTGCAACTGGTGGCCTACGCCGGCAAGCGCGAGGTGTACGGCTTTCAGGGCAAGGTGATGGGCGTGCTGGAGGGCAGGGCATGA
- a CDS encoding urease subunit gamma, which yields MELTPREKDKLLLFTAALLAERRLARGLKLNYPEAVALISAAVLEGARDGRTVADLMSLGREVLVREQVMAGVPEMLHDVQVEATFPDGTKLVTVHEPIV from the coding sequence ATGGAGCTGACCCCGCGAGAGAAAGACAAACTGCTGCTGTTCACCGCCGCCTTGCTGGCCGAGCGGCGCTTGGCCCGTGGCCTGAAACTGAACTACCCGGAGGCGGTGGCGTTGATCAGCGCCGCGGTGCTCGAAGGCGCCCGCGATGGCCGCACGGTCGCCGATCTGATGAGCCTGGGCCGCGAGGTGCTGGTGCGCGAGCAGGTGATGGCCGGCGTGCCGGAAATGCTGCACGACGTCCAGGTCGAAGCGACCTTCCCCGACGGCACCAAGCTGGTGACCGTGCATGAACCCATCGTTTGA
- a CDS encoding urease accessory protein UreD: MSLAQQIDPPQADPGWSAHLQLRFVQRDDVTRLGARRHVGPLLVQRPFYPEGAPCHVYVLHPPGGIVAGDRLELDVHLEPGSHALLTMPGASKFYRSIGPTARLAQRFHLAAGSTLEWLPQDSIFFNGARACLDSRFSLEPGARLLAWETLCLGRPVMNERFEEGALDSRLRIELPGDPGLHERLRIEGGQLGKVAGHPLLATFCAAPADSAMLERVRQVLDELDTPAGATLLGSLLVIRLLDHDNQHLQRNLQRLWHLLRPAVLGLAPCPPRIWAT, translated from the coding sequence ATGTCGTTGGCGCAGCAGATCGACCCACCGCAGGCAGACCCGGGCTGGAGCGCCCACCTGCAGTTGCGCTTCGTCCAGCGCGATGACGTGACCCGCCTTGGTGCGCGGCGTCATGTCGGACCTCTTTTGGTGCAGCGGCCGTTCTATCCGGAGGGTGCGCCATGCCATGTCTATGTGCTGCACCCGCCAGGGGGCATCGTCGCCGGCGACCGCCTCGAACTTGATGTCCACCTCGAGCCCGGCAGCCATGCCTTGCTGACGATGCCCGGCGCGAGCAAGTTCTACCGCAGCATCGGCCCCACCGCACGGCTCGCCCAGCGATTTCACCTCGCCGCCGGCAGCACTCTGGAATGGCTGCCGCAGGACAGTATCTTTTTCAATGGCGCCCGCGCCTGCCTCGACAGCCGTTTCAGCCTTGAGCCCGGCGCGCGCCTGCTGGCCTGGGAGACGCTGTGCCTGGGTCGCCCGGTGATGAACGAGCGCTTCGAAGAGGGCGCGCTGGACAGCCGCCTGCGCATCGAACTGCCCGGCGACCCCGGCCTGCACGAGCGCCTGCGCATCGAGGGCGGGCAGCTGGGCAAGGTGGCCGGGCACCCGTTGCTCGCCACCTTCTGCGCAGCGCCCGCCGACTCAGCGATGCTGGAGCGGGTGCGTCAGGTTCTCGACGAACTCGACACCCCAGCCGGCGCGACGCTGCTCGGCTCACTGCTGGTGATCCGCCTGCTCGACCACGACAACCAACACCTGCAACGCAACCTGCAGCGCCTCTGGCACCTGCTGCGCCCGGCCGTGCTTGGCCTGGCGCCGTGCCCGCCGCGCATCTGGGCCACCTGA
- a CDS encoding glyoxalase superfamily protein, with protein MQFAPAIPILRIFSVDKAREFYLDFLGFQLDWEHRFAPDLPLYMQIHRDGLILHLSEHHGDATPGSAVFARVEDLKALERELLAKRYGYARPQAEAVDWGLEMQVADPFGNRLRFCQQIDNV; from the coding sequence ATGCAATTCGCCCCCGCCATTCCGATTCTGCGGATCTTCTCGGTCGACAAGGCCCGGGAGTTCTACCTTGATTTCCTGGGTTTCCAGCTCGATTGGGAACACCGCTTCGCCCCGGACCTGCCGCTGTACATGCAGATCCACCGCGACGGGTTGATCCTGCACCTGTCCGAGCACCACGGCGACGCCACGCCGGGCTCGGCGGTGTTTGCCCGGGTCGAGGACCTCAAGGCGCTGGAGCGCGAACTGCTGGCCAAGCGCTACGGCTACGCCCGCCCGCAGGCCGAGGCGGTCGACTGGGGCCTGGAAATGCAGGTTGCCGACCCGTTCGGCAACCGCCTGCGCTTCTGCCAGCAGATCGACAACGTCTGA
- a CDS encoding branched-chain amino acid aminotransferase, translated as MSNESINWDKLGFDYIKTDKRYLSVWRNGEWDKGTLTEDNVLHISEGSTALHYGQQCFEGLKAYRCKDGSINLFRPDQNAARMQRSCDRLLMPRVSTEQFIEACKQVVKANEKFVPPHGKGALYLRPFVIGTGDNIGVRTAPEFIFSVFAIPVGSYFKGGMTPHKFLISDFDRAAPQGTGAAKVGGNYAASLQPGYEAKKAGFADCIYLDPLTHKKIEEVGSANFFGITANNEFVTPKSVSVLPGITRLSLMELAESRLGLKVIEGDVEIDKLDRFVEAGACGTAAVITPIGGIQYNGKLHVFHSETEVGPVTQKLYAELTGIQSGDVEAPAGWIVKVV; from the coding sequence ATGAGTAACGAAAGCATTAACTGGGACAAGCTGGGTTTCGACTACATCAAGACTGACAAACGTTACCTGTCCGTATGGCGTAACGGCGAGTGGGACAAGGGCACCCTGACCGAAGACAATGTGCTGCACATCAGTGAAGGCTCCACCGCCCTGCACTATGGCCAGCAGTGCTTCGAAGGCCTGAAGGCCTACCGCTGCAAGGACGGTTCGATCAACCTGTTCCGCCCCGACCAGAACGCCGCGCGCATGCAGCGCAGCTGCGACCGCCTGCTGATGCCACGCGTCTCGACCGAACAGTTCATCGAAGCCTGCAAGCAGGTAGTCAAGGCCAACGAAAAATTCGTTCCACCGCACGGCAAAGGCGCCCTGTACCTGCGTCCGTTCGTGATCGGCACCGGTGACAACATCGGCGTGCGCACCGCCCCCGAGTTCATCTTCTCGGTCTTCGCCATCCCGGTCGGTTCGTACTTCAAGGGCGGCATGACCCCGCACAAATTCCTCATCTCCGACTTCGACCGTGCCGCCCCGCAAGGCACAGGCGCGGCCAAGGTCGGCGGCAACTATGCGGCCAGCCTGCAGCCAGGCTATGAAGCCAAGAAAGCCGGCTTCGCCGACTGTATCTACCTCGACCCGCTGACCCACAAGAAAATCGAGGAAGTCGGTTCGGCCAACTTCTTCGGCATCACCGCCAACAACGAATTCGTCACGCCGAAGTCGGTCTCGGTGCTGCCGGGCATCACCCGCCTGTCGTTGATGGAACTGGCTGAATCGCGCCTGGGCCTGAAGGTCATCGAAGGCGACGTGGAAATCGACAAGCTCGACCGCTTTGTCGAAGCCGGTGCCTGCGGTACCGCCGCGGTGATCACGCCGATCGGCGGCATCCAGTACAACGGCAAGCTGCACGTATTCCACAGCGAAACCGAAGTCGGCCCTGTGACGCAGAAGCTGTACGCCGAGCTGACCGGCATCCAGAGCGGTGACGTCGAGGCGCCAGCGGGCTGGATCGTCAAGGTCGTTTAA
- a CDS encoding response regulator transcription factor, with the protein MPRVLTIEDDAVTAQEIVAELSSHGLEVDWADNGREGLAKAIAGGYDLITLDRMLPEVDGLTIVTTLRNLKIATPILMISALSDVDERVRGLRAGGDDYLTKPFASDEMAARVEVLLRRNSVPMTQTRLQVADLELDLISHEARRGEQALNLLPTEYKLLEYLMRHSGQVITRMMIFEEVWGYHFDPGTNLIDVHIGRLRKKIDSPGQNPLIRTVRGSGYAIAEPV; encoded by the coding sequence ATGCCACGCGTACTGACCATCGAAGACGACGCTGTCACCGCCCAGGAAATCGTCGCCGAACTGTCCAGCCACGGTCTGGAAGTCGACTGGGCCGACAATGGCCGTGAAGGCCTGGCCAAGGCCATCGCCGGCGGCTACGACCTGATCACCCTGGACCGCATGCTGCCCGAGGTCGACGGCCTGACCATCGTCACCACCCTGCGCAACCTGAAGATCGCCACGCCGATCCTGATGATCAGTGCGCTGTCGGACGTCGACGAGCGTGTGCGCGGCCTGCGCGCCGGCGGTGACGACTACCTGACCAAGCCGTTCGCCTCCGACGAGATGGCCGCCCGGGTCGAGGTGCTGCTGCGCCGCAACAGCGTGCCGATGACCCAGACCCGCCTGCAGGTCGCCGACCTCGAGCTGGACCTGATCAGCCACGAAGCCCGCCGCGGCGAACAGGCGCTGAACCTGCTGCCCACCGAGTACAAGCTGCTCGAGTACCTGATGCGCCACTCCGGCCAGGTGATCACCCGGATGATGATCTTCGAGGAGGTCTGGGGCTACCACTTCGACCCTGGCACCAACCTGATCGACGTGCACATCGGCCGCCTGCGCAAAAAAATCGACTCGCCCGGCCAGAACCCGCTGATTCGCACCGTGCGGGGCTCCGGCTATGCCATTGCCGAACCCGTCTAA
- a CDS encoding HAMP domain-containing sensor histidine kinase encodes MPLPNPSKGWSSSTSRLLALYSFLFVAWSSILMGVLYFEVTSYLNKLTRHSMLQRQHLFAHMSGKQLDDALVASQAFEERSFDAYGLFDAQLNPIGGRIRAIPSELGLDGKVHELKRCLDADDPHLPRDSCDAVAIKVQDGRWLVLVRDNGSLFVVTRIILDALLWGISLTLIPGFAGWYLLRRRPLKRIRAIQAQAELIVAGDLTHRLPLSARRDELDMLAAIVNAMLDRIERLMHEVKGVCDNIAHDLRTPLTRLRAQLYRIRQQSSSDSAEGAALDQAIGETDTLMARFRGLLRISELEDRQRRAGFVRLDPQGLLVELHDFYLPLAEDGGIRLHLEQPAQLAALHGDRELLFEALANLVGNAIKFTPEGGRVRIVASEDEAGVHIAVEDSGPGIPADEREAVLKRFYRSEEGHRHAGFGLGLSIVAAIVDLHGFGLEVASSALGGAKLVLHCPLAGPAK; translated from the coding sequence ATGCCATTGCCGAACCCGTCTAAGGGCTGGAGCTCCTCCACCAGCCGTCTGCTGGCGCTGTACAGTTTCCTGTTCGTGGCCTGGAGCAGCATCCTCATGGGGGTGCTGTACTTCGAGGTCACCAGCTACCTGAACAAGCTCACCCGCCACTCGATGCTGCAACGCCAGCACCTGTTCGCCCACATGAGCGGCAAACAGCTGGACGACGCGCTGGTGGCAAGCCAGGCCTTCGAGGAACGCAGCTTCGACGCCTACGGCCTGTTCGACGCCCAGCTCAACCCGATCGGCGGGCGCATCCGTGCAATACCCTCGGAGCTGGGTCTTGACGGCAAGGTCCATGAGCTCAAGCGATGCCTGGACGCCGACGACCCCCACCTGCCCCGCGACAGCTGCGATGCCGTGGCGATCAAGGTGCAGGACGGTCGCTGGCTGGTGCTGGTGCGCGACAACGGTTCGCTGTTCGTGGTGACAAGAATCATCCTCGATGCCCTGCTCTGGGGTATCTCGCTAACCTTGATCCCTGGCTTTGCCGGCTGGTACCTGCTGCGGCGCCGGCCGCTCAAGCGCATCCGCGCAATCCAGGCCCAGGCCGAGCTGATCGTCGCCGGTGACCTCACCCACCGCCTGCCCCTGTCGGCCCGGCGCGACGAATTGGACATGCTTGCCGCCATCGTCAACGCCATGCTCGACCGCATCGAGCGGCTGATGCACGAGGTCAAGGGCGTCTGTGACAACATCGCCCACGACCTGCGCACGCCACTGACACGCCTGCGCGCCCAGCTCTACCGCATTCGCCAGCAAAGCAGCAGCGACTCCGCTGAAGGCGCGGCGCTGGACCAGGCGATTGGCGAGACCGACACGCTGATGGCACGCTTTCGCGGCCTGCTGCGCATCAGCGAACTGGAAGACCGCCAGCGCCGCGCCGGCTTCGTCCGGCTCGACCCGCAGGGGTTGCTGGTGGAGCTTCATGACTTCTACCTGCCGCTGGCCGAGGATGGCGGTATTCGCCTGCACCTGGAGCAGCCTGCGCAGTTGGCGGCGCTGCATGGCGACCGGGAGTTGTTGTTCGAAGCCCTGGCCAACCTGGTGGGCAATGCCATCAAGTTCACCCCCGAAGGCGGACGAGTGCGTATCGTCGCCAGCGAGGACGAGGCCGGCGTGCATATTGCAGTCGAGGACAGTGGGCCGGGGATCCCGGCGGATGAGCGCGAGGCGGTGTTGAAGCGCTTCTACCGCAGCGAGGAAGGCCATCGCCACGCGGGGTTCGGGCTGGGGCTGTCGATCGTCGCGGCGATTGTCGACCTGCATGGGTTCGGGCTGGAGGTGGCCAGCAGTGCACTGGGTGGGGCAAAACTGGTGCTGCATTGCCCGTTGGCGGGGCCGGCAAAGTAG